Below is a genomic region from Longimicrobium sp..
CGCACGATGCCGGAGCCGCCCCGATTCCGCACCTGCGTACGGTACGTGGGGGTGACGCGCGGGTCGCCCTCGAACACGAAGTCGTCGACGTACCCCTCCGCGCCCCGGCCCTCCTGGACGGTGGCGTGGATGTGTGCGGGGTCGAGCCGGCCTGGATAATGGCCGGGGCGGATGGTGGCCACGCAGTAGCGGCCCTGCGCGTCGGTACGCAGCCACCCGCGCAGGTAGCCGTGGCGGCGGCCGTTCCCCGCTTCGTCGCCGCGCCGGGGGTACACGCCGGCGGCGTTGGTCTGATAGAGGTAGAGGAGGACCCCCGCGGCCGGCGTGCGCCCATCCGCGCGCAGCACTCTGCCGGTGAGCACGAGCGGCTCGCCACGCTCTGCGTGATCCGCCAGGCGCACGGCCCAGGAGAGCCGCGACGGCGCCTCGGTGGCACCGCACCACTCACACGGCGGTGGATCGCGCCGCAGCGCCGCCAGGATGCGGTTGCGCGGCGCGTTGACGGCGGCGACTGCGCCGGGGCAGCCAGGCTTCAGCAGGGGGATGGAGTGATCGGGGAGGGCGGCGCCGGACGACGGCGTTGCGGATGCCAGCGCCGCGAAGAACAGGGCGGAGAGGAGGGTCGGCATTGTGTGGCTCCTGCTCGGGAGACGATCCGCGGACTCTCACCGCGGAGGGCGGGACGGTTGTCCCGCTCTCCCATACAGGTTGCGCCGAACCCGGTTGTGTTAGCGGCGGACTACCAGAGCAGCCCCAGCTTGCGCTGCCACAGCTCCAGCGCGCGCCTGTCCAGCCGCAGAGTGGCGGCGCGGTCCGCACCCGCCGGCAGCGACGATACGGCCGCGAGACGGTCGTACACCCGCCCCCGCTCGGCGGCGGGGACGCGCTGGAGGAGGTGCCAGAGCATCGGCGCGGCATCCAACCCCGCCACGCTGGCCAGCGCCACATCCAGGTCGGCGTGGCGAAAGGTGCCGAAGTCCATCGCCACGAGCGCGTTCCGCAACGGCGCGGGGCTCCCGGCGGGGAACGGGGTGCCGGGGCCGCGGCCGGGGCGCATCAACGCAACGCTTCCCGCGGGAACCACCGAGCGGCGGCCTCCGTTCACCAGCTCCACGTAGCCGGAGGTCACGTGGATCTGGCCGGAACCGTCGTCCTCCACCGTCAGCAGGTAGGCGCACCCCAGGTCGACGGCCAGCGCCGCGGGCGTCTCCACCAGAAAGACGCGGGGCGGCGACCACACTCGCGCGTCGATGGTGCCCCTGCGCAGCGCCATGCGGTGCTCGCCGCGGCGCGAGCGGAGGGCGGAAAGGCGGCTGTTCGGCCCCACCTCCGCGAAGCCGATCCCGCCCAGCTCCACGCGGGCGCGGGAGCGCGCGTCGGTCTCCAGCCACTTCCCGGTGCGGAGCCGCTCCTCGCCGTCCACCCGCCCGCCGTCCACGCGCGGTGCCCCGACCAGCCCCGCCACCTGCCAGGCGTGCGGATCGTCGCGCAGCCACATCTGGCCCACGAAGAGCGCCAGCAGCAGCGTGGCCGCCATCGCGAGCGGCACCCACGCGCGAGTGGGGAAGCTGCGTCGTGCGGGAGGTACGGCAAGGGGGCGCTCCTGGTACGCCAGCGGCCG
It encodes:
- a CDS encoding FecR domain-containing protein, with protein sequence MVEHDDYLWDPSAKPDAEVERLERLLRPLAYQERPLAVPPARRSFPTRAWVPLAMAATLLLALFVGQMWLRDDPHAWQVAGLVGAPRVDGGRVDGEERLRTGKWLETDARSRARVELGGIGFAEVGPNSRLSALRSRRGEHRMALRRGTIDARVWSPPRVFLVETPAALAVDLGCAYLLTVEDDGSGQIHVTSGYVELVNGGRRSVVPAGSVALMRPGRGPGTPFPAGSPAPLRNALVAMDFGTFRHADLDVALASVAGLDAAPMLWHLLQRVPAAERGRVYDRLAAVSSLPAGADRAATLRLDRRALELWQRKLGLLW